GCGGCGGCAGCCGTCGACTGCTCGACCATTGCCGCATTTTGCTGGGTCGTCTGGTCCATTTGATTGATGGCGGTATTGATCTCGGCAAGCCCGGTTGACTGCTCGCGCGCCGAAGTGGCAATCGCATCCATCAGCTGGTTGATCTGTAGGACATACTCGCCGATCGACTTGAGCGACGTTCCGGTTTCGAGAACCAGTTTCACGCCATTTTGCACTTCGGTTGACGACTTTTGAATAAAGCCTTTGATTTCCTTGGCTGCTTGAGCGGCGCGCTGGGCAAGCTCACGGACTTCCTGTGCGACCACGGCAAAACCTTTGCCCGCCTCACCCGCACGGGCAGCCTCGACGCCGGCGTTCAGCGCCAAGAGGTTCGTCTGAAAGGCGATTTCATCGATTGCACCAATGATGTTCGAAATCTGCTCTGAACTGTCCTCGATACGCCGCATGGCCTGCTCGGCCTCCGCTACCACGGTTGCCGACCGCTGAGCGCTGACATTGGCTTCCACCGCTACATGGCGTGCCTCATCGGTGCGTTTGCTGGCCATCGTCACATTCGACGTGATCTCGTCCAAGGCTGCGGCCGTCTCCTCAAGAGAAGCTGCCTGTTGTTCGGTACGCTTGGAAAGGTCCTGCGCGGCAGATGCAATTTCGCCGGTGCCATTGTCTATGCTGTGTACGGTCTGCAGCACGGCACCGATCGTCGTGCCCAACTGCCGGAGCGAAGCGTTGAAGTCTTCGCGCAAGGTTTCGTATTCGGCTGCAAACTGTTCCGAGAGCTGGAAGGATATGTCGCCTGCGGCTAGCCGCCGGAGACCCCCACCCAATGTCGTGGTTGCGAAACGCAATTGTTCAGCTTCGCGTTCGGCGCGTTGCTGGGCGGCCTTGCGCGCCGCCTCACTCTCAATGCGGGAGTCGGCGGCCTCCTTCTCAAGCCTGACGACGTTAAGAGCGTTCTGACGAAAGATCTCGACCGCGTTGGCCATTTCGCCGACTTCGTCGGCGCGGCCGGCATAGGGAATATCACTGTCGAGGTCGCCATCCGACAAGCGCTTCATGGCGGACGCGGTTCTTCGGATCGGGTTGGCAATTCCTGATACGGCAAACACGATTCCCGCCACGGCAATGAGTACGGCGATTGCTGCAATTGCTGCCGTCAAGAGGAAAGCGGAATTCGCCGAAACACCGCTCGCGGCGACGAAGCCTTCGGCCTGGCTAAGAATGAAAGCAACCAGATCGGCCACCGCCTTGTTCACCAGCGCAGCTTGCGGCTCCATATTTTCCTTGAAGAACCGAACGGCTTCAGGCGTCTTCCCGCTGGTCTGGAGCGCGATCATGTGATCTGCCAGTTCGCGATATTTGCTGAGTTCCGGTTTGATCTGATTGATCAGCTCGCGCCCACGCACCGTGCGGACGCCGTTTTCATATTCGGCGACAATCTTGTCGAGCGCGATGCCTGCGGCGTCGATCTCTTGCTTTCCGGTTTTCTGCTCCTCCGCCGTGTCTTCCAGGAGATACTGAGCATAGCTCAGCTTCAGATCGAGGAAGTTGTCCTTGATCTCACGAGCCGTCACCAGCCGCTGCATCCAGAAGGTCCCGATCTGTTCGGCATTGGCCCGAAGCGTCGACATCTTGGTCAGCGAGACATAGGACAGTCCAACCATGAACAGGCTGATAATTGTCAGCTTTAAGATCAGGGCCTGCTTGATACTTGGGCGCTTCATGCGGGTCTCCTCGAAGGCTTGTTGGGACGACCGGCTTTCCGGTTGACGCAAAATCTCGCACCGGATTTAATAATTTAGTATTAACTAAACGGTGGCGCCGGTGTCGTTTTTAGAAAACTTTGCGCGGACCGACACTTCTGCGATCAATGAGAGCCATGGCACGACCATAAGTTAATGGAAAACTTGGGAAAAACAGCCACCGCGAGTGAAAATATCTCTTGGCCGAGATCGGCACCGCGCCGATCGTCGGCCGTGGAGCAGAGCCGAAAGAGGTCCTGAAATTAACTTGTGTGGCACCTGTCAGGGAACGGAACGCCACTGCCTGCCATCCGCAACGTCGGCAAGCAGCTGCGTGCTTGCCAATCGGCCCCGGGAACACATACTGGATCCATGCAGCTATCAGAAAACCAACCTGCCGGTATCGAAATCTCTCTCTGGCAGTATTCCAGGAACGAACGTGACCGAAACCGCTGGATGCAGTCGCTCTCCCCGGATGAACGGGATCGGGCGGCGACCTATCGGTTTGAACGAGATCGAGCCTCGTTCATAGCCGGCCGCTATCTCTTGCGGCGCCTGTTGAGCGCCCATACCGGGACGCTGCCGGGTGAGATCGTGTTTGTCGCAGACGAACACGGCAAGCTAAGCCTTGAGGGTCGCGATAGACTGCAATTCAGCCTGTCCAATGCCGACGGGCTGGTGGCGGTCGCGGTTGCGGCGGGCTGCGAGCGCATCGGAATAGATTGCGAGCGCGCCGACACCGAGATCGAAGAGGTGACTTTGGACACCTATTGCAGCTTGGACGAGCGACGCTGGCTCGATGAATTGCCCGCGCATCAACGCGCGCGAGCCGCCGTTGAACTTTGGACGCTCAAGGAGAGCCATCTCAAGGCGCTTGGCGTGGGCTTGCGGGAAGATCCTCGCAATGTCGCTTTTTCCCGGAAGGTCGGCGTCCCTGTCATGACCGGCGGACCCGACCGGCAATGGCATCACCGTCTGATCGAAAGCGGCAGCCAGCACGTCGTTGCGCTGGCTGTTTGCTCCCGATCAGGGCTCCCCGAGATTCATACACGCCTGTTTCAGGACGACAGCATGCCGTCCGAATAGCCGGCGCGCAACGGATGCGGCATCGCCGAAGCCTCCGTCGCCCAGACCAGTTGCGCGTTGTCGGGTTCGGCATCGAAATGCTGCCGGCCGAGAAGCGAGTTGACGATGGCGGCGCTGCGCCAGGCCATGAGGCTGAGCTGCGAGTCGGCGATGCCGTGTGAGTACCGGCCGGCATTCTGCGCGAACAGCCGGTTGGTTCTCGGCCCCGTCCACTGCATGGTGTAATCGTCGTTCAGGGTGGGATAGCCGTTTCTGTCGAGGCTTATCCTTTCGCTGAGCGCGCCGAGCGCATCGGGCAGCCGGAACCTGTAGCCGGTCGCCAGAACCACGGCATCGGCATGCAGCACTTCTATGCCGCCGTCGAAATGGTTCCGGACGATCAGCCGATAGGCATTGCCGTTCCGCTCCATCTGGATCACATCGCGGTTCGGCGACAGCGATGCGGCGAGCGTGCCCGGTTCGAGATAACGCAGCGCATAGAGGCGGCGATAGATCGAGTGGATCGTCGAAATCGACAGGCCGTCGCTCGTCAGGATCGAGTTGTTCAGGGCTGCCTGCTTCTGGTCGCCGCTGAGTTTCAGATAGGCCTGCACATATTCCGGCGAAAAGACCTGGTTCGAAAACGGCGTATCGTTGATCGGCTCGAAATTATGGCGCCGGCTGATCCAGGTCAGTTCCTTCATCGAACCGGGATCGCCAAGCAGTGCTTCCACCACCTCGCCGCCGCTCTGGCCGCCGCCGACCACGACGATGCGGGAAGCGCCGAGATCGCCGAGGCGCGATTTAGCCTCGCTGTTATGGAAGCAATCCGCACCCAGGAAGGGTTTTGCCCAGGCGGGCACGAAGGGCGAAGACCCCGTGCCGATCACCAGGTTGCGCGCTTCCTCCTGGCCGTTGTCGAAGCGCAGGATGAAGCGGTCGTCACGGTGCTCGACGTCGCGGATGTCAGTCGAAAAGCGCAAGCCCTCCACACCCTTGGCGACCCAGGCGAGGTAACGCGCGAATTCCTGCCGGGGCACGGCCTCGTAATTGGCGTTCAGGAAGGCGTAGAGCCTTTTATGGGCGACCAGATAGGAGATGAAGGACCAGCGGCTGGTCGGCAGGACCGGGGTGACGAGGTCCTTCAGGAAGGACGACTGCAGCTCGACGCCGGGCATCATCATGCCGGGATGCCAGTCGAAGGCGCCGCGCCGCTCGAAGAAGCGGCTGCGGACCTCGGGCACGGCTTCCAGCAGGCAGGCAAGGCTCAGATTGGAGGGACCGATGCCGATGCCGGCAAGATCGAGCGGCTCGTTGAGGGCGTCCCTGCGGGTAAAAGCGACGGTCATGCGAAATCCTTCTCTGTTTCCTTGAGACGCAGGGCAAGCCTTGAGTGGAAGGCGGGCGACCCGATCATGTGCAGGTGGTTGGTGCCGGTGATGATCTCGGCCGCGTGCGCGCGCGGCGACAGGCGGCGCCAATCGATCAGGTTGAGGCCGCGGTTGAGGCTGTCGTCGGCCGCCCAGGGATAGATCGGCACATCATGGGGAACGAGCCGATGCTTGCGGAAGATCAGGGCATTGTCGATCAGCACCCAGAACGTATGCTCGCGGCTGCTGATATCAGGCCCGTCTGTGGGAAGCGGGTCCTTCTCGTCGCCGACGAAGCGCAGGAACTGCTCATAGGTATCGGCGTCCATCGTCGACAGCAGCCGGTCCCATTCGGGCCGCATCGCCGTCTTTTGCAGCCATGCCTGCACGTCCCGGTGAAGCGCGTCGCGTTCGCCCGGCCGGAAGCGCGGCTTGGCGCCGATCGCAAATTCCGATCCGAGATCGCAGACATCGACCATCGCCATCATCCTGACGTCGACCTCGTTGGCAAGCGTGCGGGCCGCCTCATAGGCCAGGAGCCCGCCCCAGGACCAGCCGAGAAAAGTGCAGGGCGCGCCGCGGCTGTGCTTCCTGATATAGTCGACATAGCTCTCGATGATCTCTTCAACAGGCGCGCCGACTTCCTTCTTCTCGGACAGCGAGTGGCAAATGAAGCCGGTCGCCGGCTGGTCGGCACCGAGATAATCGACGAGCTTCACATATTCGCGGGTGCTGACGAGAAGTCCCGGGAAGCAATAGAGCCGTGGTTTGGCGCCTGATGCCCGCAGCACGATCACCTCGGAGAGATCCCGCTCCTCCCCCTGCTCCATCACGCCGGCAAAGCCGCGAATGGTCGGGTTGTTGAAGATATCGGCGACGGTGAGCGGGATCTTCGGCCGGCGCTGCCGGATCTGCGAAAGGATGCGGATTGCCCCCAGCGAATTGCCGCCGATCGCGAAGAAATTGTCCTCGACGCTGATCGCCTCCAGCTTGAGAACCTGGCGCCAGACATCCAGCACCTCTTCTTCGAGCACGGTCGCCGGCTCGACGATTTCGCGCTTGACGGGCTGAGGTGCGGGCAGCGCGAAGCGGTCGAGCTTGCTGTTCGGATTGGTCGGCATCTTTTCGAGTTCGACCACGGCCGCAGGCACCATATAAGACGGCAGGCTGCGTTCGAGGCCGGACCGAACAGTCTCGACATCAAGCCTCTCGTCCTTCTTGGGAACGACATAGGCAACCAGCGCTTTCTCGCCGGCATCGTCATCGCGCAGCACGACCAGGGCTTCGCCGACGCCGGGCTGCTGGAGCAGCGCCGCTTCGATCTCGCCGAGCTCGATGCGGTAGCCGCGCAGCTTCACCTGATGGTCGACGCGGCCGACGAATTCGACGGTTCCGTCTTCGCGCCAGCGCGTGAGGTCGCCGGAGCGATAAAGCCGGCCGCCCTCTTGCGAGAACGGATCGGGGATGAAGCGATCCGCCGTCGTATCCGGCTTGCCGAGATAGCCGCGCGCAATGCCCTCGCCGCCGATGTAAAGCTCGCCGGTCACGCCGATCGGGCACAGGTTAAGATCGGGGTCGAGCACATAGACGCGCCGGAGCCCGACGGCGCGGCCGAGCGGAGCATAGACACCCTGGAACTTGGTGCCGGCCCTCACCTTCCAGACCATCGGCGTCATGATGGTTTCGGTCGGACCGTAGCCGTTGATCAGCCATTCCGATTTCAGCGCCCGCGACAGGAGGTCGAAGGTCGATTGCGCCAGCCCTTCACCGCCGAAAGAATAGAGCCGCATCGGCGGCGCGCCGTCGGTAATGTCGGCCCATTCCGCCAGTTGCTGCAGATAGGTTGTCGGGATGCTCGCATTGTTGGCGCCGTGCTTGCGCATCGCCGTCAGCGTCTCTTCCGGGGTCCAGAGCGGCTGATCGGGAAGAATGATGCTGCCGCCTTCCATCAGCGGGTTCATCCAGCGCTCATGGCCGCCATCCGAGCTGAAGGGCAGGAACGGCAGTTCGCGAGACTCCGAACTCATGCCGTAGACACGCGAGGTATTCTGCAAATGGTGCGTCAGCGGGCCGTGCTCGACGGCCACACCCTTCGGCAATCCCGTCGATCCCGACGTGTACATGACATAGGCGAGCTGATCCTTATGCGTGGGAATATGAAGCGGCGTGTCCGGCTCGCCGTCGAGATCGAGCTTGTCGAGTTCGAGGATAATCGCATCGAGCTCCTCCGGCAGGCGATGGCGCAGCCAGCTGTGGGTCAGGACGATCTTGACGCCGCCGTCGCGCAGGATGTGGTGGTTGCGGACCGGCGGATGGTCGGGCTCGACGGGAATATAGGCGCCGCCTGCCTTCAGCGTGGCGAGGATACCGACGATCGCCTCCGGCGAACGCTTGATGAAGATCGCGACCGTGACCTCGGCGCGAACGCCGAGCTGCCGCAGCCGATGCCCGAGACGGTTGGTGCTCGCCTCCAGCCAACCATGGCTCCACTCCTCATCGCCATAGACGATCGCGGTCTTCTCAGGCGTCCGGCGCGAGTGGACCGATATCAACTCGTGAACCGGCCGGTCATCGTTGATGACATCGTCCTCATAAGGCGCCGACAACCAGTCGAGCTCGTCACTGCCGACCAGTTCGATATCCCTAATCCGGAGATCCGGTTGGGCGACGATCTGTTCGAGCACCAGGCCGAAATGCCTGGCGACACGGGCGATCAGGGCGCCGTCATAGAGATCCTGAGCATAGTCGATCAGCCCGAATGCGCCGCCCTGCAGACACGCCTCGACCACCAGGGAAAGTTCGCTGTCGGCACGCGCGCCTGACGGTTCCAGATTCGTCGCATCTCTCGCGACCGGATAGGGTTCGCGGAATTCGAACAGCGCCTTGACCACGGCTTCCTGGGCGGCCGCTTCGTCGACGACCAGTTCCTGCGTGATGCGCTCCAGCGGCACGAGGCGGGCAAGCCCCTCCTCCGTCACCGAGGAGATCGCCGCGACGACATCGTCGAGGGAATGCCGGGAGGCGAGCGGCAGGACGAGCGGAAGCACCTGTTCGGCGCGGCCGCGGGTGGCGAAATGCTCCGTGCGGGGACGCGCGGCCAGCAGCCCGGTCAGCAAAGCATAGTTGCCGCTGTAGCGCGCCAGCAGTGCGCAGAAGGCGGCGTGCAGCACACGCTCGACCTGAAATCCCTTATTCCCCGCATGCCGTTCCAGCCTGTCCCACAGCGCGGGCTCGATCGCGAAGCGATGCTCAGCGCGCGCCACGCCGGCAAGCCCGCCGCTGTTGAAGCGGGTGGGGAAGGTTGTGGCCGCATAGTCGAGACCGATCGTGTCGCGCCAATAGACCAGCGCTTCGCGTGCCGCATCCGTCTCCAGCCATTCTTCCTCCCGCGTCCCGGCCGAAATTTCCGCCGGGCGCATGTCGCCGGCCGGCGCGCCATCGAGAATGCGCGCCAGCGAAGCGGCAAGAACGGATTTTTCCCGATCGTCTGAAATGATCGGATGCAGCACGATTGTCAGCAGCGACTGTCCATCGGCAAGCCGGATGATCTGGATTCGCGCTCCCGGCCCGTCCAGAAGATCGAAGCGCCCGTCGCGGAAAGCTTTCCGCGCGGCCAAGGCTTCGGCCTGCGAAAGAGCGGCTCCCTGTTGTCCGAGGATTTCGATCGGCACGGCGTTCGATGCGCCGCGATATTGCTCGATGCGGCCGCCCGCCAGCCGGCGGAAGCGGGTGGCAAGCGACGGGTTCTCAGCCACGAGCGCGCGGCAGGCGCCGCCAATCGTCTCGATGTCGATCCCGGCACCCAGCCGCAGCCCGATGACTTGGTCGGGAAAAACCGTGTAATTGCCGATCTGCTCCAGCGACCAGATGCGTTTCTGCGCGATCGTCAGCGGAAAGCTTTCGACGATTGTGTCCATTGCCGCATCGGTCGGGCGGGCATCGGCGAAATTGGTAATCTGCTTGTTCATCTTGCCATCCAGACGTTGTCAGAGACGCGCATCGGCTGCCATGGCCGAGCGCAGGGAGAGCGGGCGCGGATCGGCCCAGACGTCACGGATATGGGCGAGGCATTCCTGGCGCGAACCGGCAAAACCCGCCGCCTGCCAGCTCACCGGAATCCGCTTGTCCTGCGGCCAGACCGAGTAGTGATGCTCGGTGTCGTGGACGACGATCCAGAGATCGTCGCGGGGCTCAAGATTGTCCATTCGAAGCTCCTGCAGAGATTGACGTCATGCGCAAATGACGGATCCCCCCTGCTGGAGTTTAGAAAATTGCTGAGAATTTTTTTCTTCGCCTGCCCCTAAATCCGCCTTGGGATGGATCGTCATTCTACCAAATCGGCGCAGGAGCGGGCTTCATGCTCGCAGCATCAAAAGCCCTGCCGATCAAGGAGAACATCATGGATTTCGACGCCGCCAAACAAAGGCGGGTTCTGCAGGCGCGCAGCTATGTCAGGCTTGCCCCCAATATCGTCCATCTCAACACCGCACACGGCAATCACGAAGTCGCCCTCGAAGTCGAAGCCGGCGTCGCCTCGCTGACCTTCTACGAGGGAAATCCCGTGCAATCGGCGGAGCTTCTCATGGCGGCCGCCGAAGCGGTGACGGCGCAAGACCGCTCGATCAAATCGGTCGCTTTCGAAGGCCATCAGGCTGGCCTTCCCCGGCACATTTCAGGCACCGATGGACGGCTCGATTCCGCCATCCTCTGGCAATGGCCCTCGCTGTGGCTGCCGCAGATGTCCTATCCGCTGCCGCCCGTGCAGGAGATGACGGCAGGCCGCTATCATCCGCGCCGGCCGGCAAAGCCGAAGGGCACGATCTATCAGCGCTTCATCCCGTGGCTGGAGCGGGATATCAGCTTCAGGTTGGCCGATCCCGAGACCGATCTTGCCGCCTTCCATCGCTGGATGAACGACGAGCAGGTCAACACGATCTGGGAGGATGCAGGCTCGATCGACAAGCACCGGGAGATCCTGGAGGAAAGGATCGCCGATCCGCATGTCCTGCCGCTGATCGGCAGTTTCGCCGACATTCCCTTCGGCTATTTCGAGGTCTACTGGGCCAAGGAGAACCGGCTCGGTCCCTATTACGATGCCGACGATTACGATCGTGGATGGCATGTGGCGATCGGCGAGCCGGATTATCGCGGCAAGAAATGGATCAGCGCCTGGCTTCCCTCGCTGATGCATTTCATCTTCCTCGACGATCCGCGTACGAGGCGCATCGTCGGCGAACCGCGCGCCAGCCACGAGCAGCAGATCCGCAATCTCGACCGCTCGGGCTTTGCCAAGGTCAAGCATTTCGATTTTCCGCACAAGCGGGCGCTGCTGGTGATGCTGACCCGCGAGCGCTTCTTCGGCGATCATCTCTGGGTCCCCGCATCATGAACGACATGAGCGAGATGAGCGGCAGCCTGCGGAAACGCCGGCTTGCCCCGGAAGATCTTGCCAGCCCGCAGCTTTTCCGGCTGCTGCTGCGCCTCGGCCTGCCCGCCATGTTCGGCCTGTCGATCAATGCCGCGCATCACACGATCAACATGATCTTCGTCGGCATGATCGGCGAAGACCAGATTGCCGCGATCATGATCGTGCTGCCGATCCTCATGCTCGTCGCCGCCTTCGGCGAAGGCATCGGCGTCGGCGTGGCGACCGAAGTCGGGCGGGCGCTCGGCGCCGGAAACCGGTCGCGGGCGAGCACGCTGGCCTCGGTCAGCCTTGCAGCCGGGGTCCTCTTCGGCGCGGCGAGCGCGATCGCCATCGTCGTATTCCCATCTTTCCTGCTGGTCGGCGCGACACCCGCGATCGAGCCGCTTGCGCAGCATTATCTCCTCATCATCGCGGTCTCGATCCCGCTGACGATGGCGCAGATCATTCTCGATTTCCTGGCGATCGCCGAAGGTAATGCCCGCTTCAGCATGTGGACGCTGGTCGCCTGCTTCGCCCTGAACATCGTCCTCGATCCGATCATGATCTTCGGCTTCGGCCTCGGTCTGCAAGGGGTGGCGATCGCAACCATCCTGTCCCAGATCGTGGCGCTCTCAATCTACGGCGCCTATCATGCCAGACGCCTCGGGACGATCCGGCTGACGTTCGGCTGGCGGCTCGGCGACCTCAGGCATCTCAGGCCGGTCCTTGCCGTGGGCGCACCGACGACGCTGACGAGCCTTGCGACGGCCGGCGCAATCGCGGCCATGCTGTCGGTCGCCGGCACCTATCATGGCGAGGACGGCATTGCCGGAGTCGGCATCGCCTTGCGGCTGCTTGCTGTCGGCGCACTCCCGGTCATCGGCATCTCGCTCGGCGCCCAGTCCATCCTGAGCTTTGCCTGGGGCCGAGGGGATATATCACGGGTGCTGTCGGCTGCCCGCATCCTGACGGCCGTGACGAGCGCCGTCGGCGGCGCCCATGGTCTGGCGGCGATCGTCTTTTCCGAACAGCTCGCTTCGTTCTTCACCGGGGATCAGGCAGTGATTTCGATCGCGGGGCAAGCGATCGTCGCGACCCATCTTCCCTTTCTGCTGTTCGGCCTGCGGCAAACATTGCTGGTCCTCTTCCAGGCGCAGGGCAGGTCGAAAGCAGCACTGGCCGTCGGCTTGGCGCAGAATGGTTATCTGCTCTTTCCGCTGCTTGCGCTCCTGCCGCCTTTCTTCGGTTTTTCGGGCCTGCTCGGAGCAATGTTCCTTGCCTCTGCCCTGACCGGCCTGCTGTCGGCCGTCTGCCTGGCGAGGACACTCAGCGCACTCCGGCAGCGTTCGGCCGGCCATCCGGCCTCCATCCGTCCCTATCCCAGCTTTTGTCCATGAGAGGATGACCATGAACCAGTCGATCAACCCGCACCACCTTGGCGCCCATGCGATCGCCGACGATCTCTTTACGCCCGTCGATCCGGCGGCATTCAACGCCGTCTCACCGCCAATCTTCCAGACGTCGCTCTTTACCTACGACAGTTACGAGGCGATGGAGGATGTCTTCGCCGGCCGGGCGCGCAACTACATCTATTCGCGCGGCGACAATCCGACCGTCCGCGAATTCGAACTGCTGGTCGCGCGCCTCGAAGGCGCGGAGGATGGGCGCGCCTTTTCGAGCGGAACGGCCGCCATTACCGCGACCATTCTCAGCCTCGTGGAAGCGGGCGACCGGGTCGTTGCCGTGCGCCACCTCTATAATGATGTCTACCGCCTGCTGGTGAAGCTGCTCGGCAGGCTCGGCGTCACGGTGGATTTCGTCGATCCCTCCGACCATGACGAGGTGCGCAAGGCGCTGCCGGGCGCCAAGCTGCTCTATCTCGAAAACCCCTCCTCCTTCGTCTTCGAGCTGCAGGACATCGTGGCGCTGTCGGCCATGGCGAAGGAGGCCGGCGTCACCACGATCATCGACAATTCCTGGGCGACGCCGCTCTTCCAGAAGCCGATCCAGCACGGCGTCGATATCGTCATTCACGCCGCCTCGAAATATCTCGGCGGCCACAGCGATACCGTCGCCGGCGTCGTCGTCGGCACAAAGGAAGCGATCGCCAGGATCAACTCGACCTCCTATCCCTATGTCGGCGCCAAGCTCTCGCCGTTCGAGGCCTGGCTCCTGCTGCGCGGCATGCGCACACTGCGTGTCCGCCTCAAGGAGCATGAGCGCAGCGGACTGCTGCTCGCCGAACGGCTGAAGCAGCATCCCGACATCGCCCACGTCCGCCACCCGGCCTTTCAGGATCATCCCGGCCGGGCGACGCTGTCGGGTTATGCCGGGCTCTTCGCTTTCGACCTCACGCCCGATATCGACGTCGCGCGCTTCGTCAACGGGCTTCGCGAAATCCGTCTCGGGGTCAGCTGGGGCGGACCGGAAACGCTCGTCGTCCCCGCCAAGGTGGCGCTGCAGATTCCCGACCGGATGACCACTTTCATCCGGTTCGGCGTGAGCGAACAGACAATTCGTTTCGCCGTTGGGCTGGAAGAGCCGGAACTGCTGTGGAGCGACCTGCAGCAGGCGCTGCACGCCGCGCGGCGGTAGTATCCCGCCGATGTTCATGATCGGGGCCGGCGGGTTCGGTGATCGCCGAATGGCAATGCTGCTCCGCCGCCTTGATCATGAAATTGACGAGCGTCCTCGAGACGCCGAGTTCGGCCGCAATATCCTTCTGCGGCACGCCGTTGAGGCGGTGGCGGATGAAGGCATCATTGGTACGCTTCGGCAGTG
This sequence is a window from Rhizobium sp. CIAT894. Protein-coding genes within it:
- a CDS encoding HAMP domain-containing methyl-accepting chemotaxis protein — protein: MKRPSIKQALILKLTIISLFMVGLSYVSLTKMSTLRANAEQIGTFWMQRLVTAREIKDNFLDLKLSYAQYLLEDTAEEQKTGKQEIDAAGIALDKIVAEYENGVRTVRGRELINQIKPELSKYRELADHMIALQTSGKTPEAVRFFKENMEPQAALVNKAVADLVAFILSQAEGFVAASGVSANSAFLLTAAIAAIAVLIAVAGIVFAVSGIANPIRRTASAMKRLSDGDLDSDIPYAGRADEVGEMANAVEIFRQNALNVVRLEKEAADSRIESEAARKAAQQRAEREAEQLRFATTTLGGGLRRLAAGDISFQLSEQFAAEYETLREDFNASLRQLGTTIGAVLQTVHSIDNGTGEIASAAQDLSKRTEQQAASLEETAAALDEITSNVTMASKRTDEARHVAVEANVSAQRSATVVAEAEQAMRRIEDSSEQISNIIGAIDEIAFQTNLLALNAGVEAARAGEAGKGFAVVAQEVRELAQRAAQAAKEIKGFIQKSSTEVQNGVKLVLETGTSLKSIGEYVLQINQLMDAIATSAREQSTGLAEINTAINQMDQTTQQNAAMVEQSTAAAASLSSEAGRLRDLVNQFQLDGDKGAADVQRGGRAFEGNKPIRLVTARRAMQR
- a CDS encoding 4'-phosphopantetheinyl transferase superfamily protein, producing the protein MQLSENQPAGIEISLWQYSRNERDRNRWMQSLSPDERDRAATYRFERDRASFIAGRYLLRRLLSAHTGTLPGEIVFVADEHGKLSLEGRDRLQFSLSNADGLVAVAVAAGCERIGIDCERADTEIEEVTLDTYCSLDERRWLDELPAHQRARAAVELWTLKESHLKALGVGLREDPRNVAFSRKVGVPVMTGGPDRQWHHRLIESGSQHVVALAVCSRSGLPEIHTRLFQDDSMPSE
- a CDS encoding SidA/IucD/PvdA family monooxygenase, with the protein product MTVAFTRRDALNEPLDLAGIGIGPSNLSLACLLEAVPEVRSRFFERRGAFDWHPGMMMPGVELQSSFLKDLVTPVLPTSRWSFISYLVAHKRLYAFLNANYEAVPRQEFARYLAWVAKGVEGLRFSTDIRDVEHRDDRFILRFDNGQEEARNLVIGTGSSPFVPAWAKPFLGADCFHNSEAKSRLGDLGASRIVVVGGGQSGGEVVEALLGDPGSMKELTWISRRHNFEPINDTPFSNQVFSPEYVQAYLKLSGDQKQAALNNSILTSDGLSISTIHSIYRRLYALRYLEPGTLAASLSPNRDVIQMERNGNAYRLIVRNHFDGGIEVLHADAVVLATGYRFRLPDALGALSERISLDRNGYPTLNDDYTMQWTGPRTNRLFAQNAGRYSHGIADSQLSLMAWRSAAIVNSLLGRQHFDAEPDNAQLVWATEASAMPHPLRAGYSDGMLSS
- a CDS encoding non-ribosomal peptide synthetase, which encodes MNKQITNFADARPTDAAMDTIVESFPLTIAQKRIWSLEQIGNYTVFPDQVIGLRLGAGIDIETIGGACRALVAENPSLATRFRRLAGGRIEQYRGASNAVPIEILGQQGAALSQAEALAARKAFRDGRFDLLDGPGARIQIIRLADGQSLLTIVLHPIISDDREKSVLAASLARILDGAPAGDMRPAEISAGTREEEWLETDAAREALVYWRDTIGLDYAATTFPTRFNSGGLAGVARAEHRFAIEPALWDRLERHAGNKGFQVERVLHAAFCALLARYSGNYALLTGLLAARPRTEHFATRGRAEQVLPLVLPLASRHSLDDVVAAISSVTEEGLARLVPLERITQELVVDEAAAQEAVVKALFEFREPYPVARDATNLEPSGARADSELSLVVEACLQGGAFGLIDYAQDLYDGALIARVARHFGLVLEQIVAQPDLRIRDIELVGSDELDWLSAPYEDDVINDDRPVHELISVHSRRTPEKTAIVYGDEEWSHGWLEASTNRLGHRLRQLGVRAEVTVAIFIKRSPEAIVGILATLKAGGAYIPVEPDHPPVRNHHILRDGGVKIVLTHSWLRHRLPEELDAIILELDKLDLDGEPDTPLHIPTHKDQLAYVMYTSGSTGLPKGVAVEHGPLTHHLQNTSRVYGMSSESRELPFLPFSSDGGHERWMNPLMEGGSIILPDQPLWTPEETLTAMRKHGANNASIPTTYLQQLAEWADITDGAPPMRLYSFGGEGLAQSTFDLLSRALKSEWLINGYGPTETIMTPMVWKVRAGTKFQGVYAPLGRAVGLRRVYVLDPDLNLCPIGVTGELYIGGEGIARGYLGKPDTTADRFIPDPFSQEGGRLYRSGDLTRWREDGTVEFVGRVDHQVKLRGYRIELGEIEAALLQQPGVGEALVVLRDDDAGEKALVAYVVPKKDERLDVETVRSGLERSLPSYMVPAAVVELEKMPTNPNSKLDRFALPAPQPVKREIVEPATVLEEEVLDVWRQVLKLEAISVEDNFFAIGGNSLGAIRILSQIRQRRPKIPLTVADIFNNPTIRGFAGVMEQGEERDLSEVIVLRASGAKPRLYCFPGLLVSTREYVKLVDYLGADQPATGFICHSLSEKKEVGAPVEEIIESYVDYIRKHSRGAPCTFLGWSWGGLLAYEAARTLANEVDVRMMAMVDVCDLGSEFAIGAKPRFRPGERDALHRDVQAWLQKTAMRPEWDRLLSTMDADTYEQFLRFVGDEKDPLPTDGPDISSREHTFWVLIDNALIFRKHRLVPHDVPIYPWAADDSLNRGLNLIDWRRLSPRAHAAEIITGTNHLHMIGSPAFHSRLALRLKETEKDFA
- a CDS encoding MbtH family NRPS accessory protein, with product MDNLEPRDDLWIVVHDTEHHYSVWPQDKRIPVSWQAAGFAGSRQECLAHIRDVWADPRPLSLRSAMAADARL
- a CDS encoding GNAT family N-acetyltransferase — encoded protein: MDFDAAKQRRVLQARSYVRLAPNIVHLNTAHGNHEVALEVEAGVASLTFYEGNPVQSAELLMAAAEAVTAQDRSIKSVAFEGHQAGLPRHISGTDGRLDSAILWQWPSLWLPQMSYPLPPVQEMTAGRYHPRRPAKPKGTIYQRFIPWLERDISFRLADPETDLAAFHRWMNDEQVNTIWEDAGSIDKHREILEERIADPHVLPLIGSFADIPFGYFEVYWAKENRLGPYYDADDYDRGWHVAIGEPDYRGKKWISAWLPSLMHFIFLDDPRTRRIVGEPRASHEQQIRNLDRSGFAKVKHFDFPHKRALLVMLTRERFFGDHLWVPAS